One segment of Radiobacillus kanasensis DNA contains the following:
- a CDS encoding GNAT family N-acetyltransferase: protein MNTDVRLDFYHDMYRKALEHYPLPPQQLQFTGLPLDCVAKAETENEYYSIVILYNDVPAGFFVLQGWDGVQTYSDNREALLIRAYSINPTYQGKGIAKKSLELLPTFIKAHFPERNEIVLGVNHKNIPAQQVYLKAGFVDRGKRVYGKLGEQFVFHLQIQ, encoded by the coding sequence ATGAATACAGATGTCCGATTAGATTTCTATCATGATATGTATCGAAAAGCGTTAGAGCATTATCCACTTCCACCCCAGCAGCTTCAATTTACGGGTCTACCATTAGATTGTGTAGCTAAAGCTGAAACAGAGAACGAGTATTATTCCATCGTAATTTTATACAACGATGTGCCTGCGGGTTTTTTTGTTCTTCAAGGTTGGGACGGGGTGCAAACATACAGCGATAACCGGGAGGCATTGTTGATTCGTGCCTATTCGATCAATCCCACATATCAAGGAAAAGGGATTGCCAAAAAGTCCTTAGAACTTTTACCGACGTTTATCAAAGCGCATTTTCCAGAGCGAAATGAAATTGTTTTAGGTGTGAACCACAAGAATATCCCTGCACAGCAAGTTTATTTGAAGGCAGGCTTTGTCGATAGAGGGAAGCGAGTGTATGGAAAATTAGGAGAGCAGTTTGTGTTTCATTTGCAGATACAGTAG
- a CDS encoding spore coat protein: MKLAAHELHDLHELTMSCVNSITNMSYMLQHIQDPELKSIVERHYPFHIRDYNMKVEFLSQQEGAKLELPLFKEQGNLADYTQSPMNQYPPVQPRTMVQDMNDREMATNYLLTLKRSGREYANSAMEAANPELRSFLQTAFMMSCSHAYDMWQYMVQKGYYPLEPADQTMISKIGATYQVVPENQEIIQQALNKYNNQNPIAGESDQMYQ; encoded by the coding sequence ATGAAGTTAGCTGCCCATGAATTACATGACTTACACGAATTAACGATGAGTTGCGTCAACTCTATTACGAATATGTCGTATATGCTTCAACATATTCAAGACCCGGAACTCAAAAGCATTGTAGAACGTCACTATCCTTTCCATATTAGAGATTATAATATGAAAGTGGAATTTTTAAGTCAACAGGAAGGGGCTAAGTTGGAGCTTCCCCTTTTCAAAGAACAAGGAAACTTAGCTGATTATACTCAATCACCAATGAACCAATATCCTCCTGTCCAACCAAGAACAATGGTACAAGATATGAATGACCGCGAAATGGCCACCAATTACTTGTTAACATTAAAGCGTTCAGGACGCGAATATGCGAACTCCGCAATGGAAGCTGCAAACCCTGAGCTTCGTTCCTTTTTACAAACCGCTTTCATGATGAGTTGTTCCCATGCGTACGACATGTGGCAATACATGGTTCAAAAAGGCTATTATCCTTTAGAACCAGCTGATCAGACTATGATAAGTAAGATCGGTGCTACGTATCAAGTTGTACCAGAAAATCAGGAAATCATTCAGCAAGCATTAAATAAATATAATAACCAGAATCCTATAGCTGGTGAAAGTGATCAAATGTACCAATAG